A genomic segment from Ptychodera flava strain L36383 chromosome 8, AS_Pfla_20210202, whole genome shotgun sequence encodes:
- the LOC139138130 gene encoding forkhead box protein unc-130-like, with amino-acid sequence MSLLPTATKHGDGQQLCQEPNWYTDRGKVVQHGPAYQQPGEGWEQKKCTVCEMLDDERRAAQALHRAAFSTSMTTAFDEVRALQKSGSDMYDQKITAKEIAEKANEEVKDGESNSTVSVDDKNDDKADKTSQESQQNQAKPALSYIAMIAKAILNSPAGRLSLGSIYKFITDNFPYYRNCGTGWRNSVRHNLSLNECFVKAGRCEDGKGNYWAIHPIYLRDFARGDFRQRRRSRRRGRKKELDIGYVYPPMVMYNRLPTAVPMQSPYAEYARDYPMHMPYLTPQYTVYQPDYATQPIYGDKFFPPPPERPQTHIPTDKLMESAFRRPVSMMPTFAPHIPSSVAIPPPINSTLKRWPSGPSLHDHVLHQRLLKQ; translated from the coding sequence ATGAGTCTCTTACCGACGGCAACGAAGCACGGAGACGGGCAACAGTTATGTCAGGAACCGAACTGGTATACTGATCGGGGAAAGGTCGTACAGCACGGCCCGGCCTACCAACAACCGGGGGAAGGCTGGGAACAGAAGAAGTGCACAGTCTGTGAAATGTTGGACGATGAACGGCGTGCTGCCCAGGCACTCCATCGAGCCGCTTTTTCGACGAGTATGACAACCGCTTTCGACGAAGTCAGGGCTCTACAGAAAAGCGGCAGTGACATGTACGACCAGAAGATCACCGCAAAAGAAATTGCCGAGAAGGCAAATGAAGAAGTCAAAGATGGTGAAAGTAATTCGACAGTTTCTGTTGATGATAAAAATGACGATAAAGCTGACAAAACAAGCCAGGAAAGTCAACAAAACCAAGCTAAACCGGCTTTGTCGTACATCGCAATGATCGCTAAGGCTATATTGAATTCACCTGCCGGTCGCCTAAGCCTAGGCTCTATCTACAAGTTTATCACAGACAACTTCCCGTACTACCGAAATTGTGGTACAGGTTGGCGTAATAGTGTCCGGCATAATCTCTCTTTGAACGAATGCTTCGTTAAAGCCGGACGCTGCGAAGACGGTAAAGGGAATTACTGGGCGATCCATCCCATTTATCTCCGGGACTTTGCCCGTGGGGATTTCCGGCAAAGGCGGCGGTCGCGTCGCCGAGGGAGGAAGAAAGAGCTGGACATAGGATACGTGTATCCTCCCATGGTTATGTACAACAGACTGCCTACCGCAGTACCCATGCAATCGCCGTACGCAGAGTACGCCAGAGATTACCCGATGCATATGCCGTATCTAACCCCTCAATACACGGTCTACCAACCCGACTACGCGACACAACCAATTTACGGGGATAAATTCTTTCCGCCGCCGCCTGAGAGACCACAGACCCATATTCCTACCGACAAATTGATGGAATCTGCTTTCAGGAGACCGGTGTCAATGATGCCCACGTTCGCCCCGCACATCCCCTCGTCTGTCGCTATACCGCCACCAATAAACTCAACTTTAAAAAGATGGCCATCAGGTCCGTCTTTGCACGATCATGTACTGCATCAGAGACTGTTGAAACAATGA